Proteins from a genomic interval of Cygnus olor isolate bCygOlo1 chromosome 9, bCygOlo1.pri.v2, whole genome shotgun sequence:
- the FAM124B gene encoding protein FAM124B codes for MGDRADPLMTVHLLASAGHSSFLQQTLDRLLEWICPNIRLFFVSERIAPQKYYERYRKRSCGFPGISVLLFLHEDLGEERIFQVHDLFQHPPWRYQCAQTARGQSPLHALADQDFYGLDEQMPVWGIRRVHCGPEILRVTLYCSFDNYDDAVGLYEMILRKEAAVQKNNFCIFVLYATKAIAVQLCLKQLPAGVAAEPKESSALQFKVQEIGQLVPLLPHPCIPISSTRWQTQDYEGNKILLQVQDSPRQSETRAGLPNQRSSTGTERPQGSLPAPLPLVRGSPEQRGWKARALGARTKSQHSAALPAEQAGSDLHRHCRSSWSTTAAPTRWDVPSRHAQVSGGLQESWAHRLPAETNVDTGLAVGSPAGGCCPLRCFSRDLRSLLQPPALDAAGIARPAPDSTWPLSLAAKSKGAGQRALGFCLQTPRVSAGMRPKEEEEEFFI; via the exons ATGGGTGACAGAGCAGACCCTCTGATGACTGTGCATCTTCTTGCCAGTGCGGGACACTCGTCGTTTCTGCAGCAAACTCTGGATCGGCTCTTGGAGTGGATCTGCCCCAACATTCGTCTGTTCTTTGTGTCCGAGCGGATTGCTCCACAGAAATACTACGAGAGGTACCGCAAGAGGAGCTGCGGCTTTCCTGGAATATCcgtcctcctttttctgcacGAGGACCTGGGAGAAGAGCGGATTTTCCAGGTCCACGATCTCTTCCAGCACCCGCCCTGGCGCTACCAGTGTGCCCAGACTGCCCGGGGGCAAAGCCCTCTTCATGCGCTGGCTGACCAGGACTTCTACGGCCTGGACGAGCAGATGCCCGTGTGGGGCATCAGGCGGGTGCACTGCGGCCCCGAAATCCTGCGTGTGACCCTCTACTGCAGTTTTGATAACTACGATGATGCAGTGGGGCTGTACGAGATGATCCTGCGGAAAGaagcagctgtgcagaaaaataacttctgcatCTTCGTGCTGTACGCGACCAAAGCCATCGCCGTCCAGCTCTGCCTgaagcagctgcctgctggggtaGCTGCGGAGCCAAAGGAGTCGTCGGCCTTGCAGTTCAAGGTGCAAGAAATTGGGCAGCTGGTTCCTCTCCTACCCCATCCGTGCATTCCTATCAGCAGCACCAGGTGGCAAACGCAGGACTACgaaggaaataaaattctgcttCAG GTTCAGGACAGCCCCAGGCAGAGTGAGACACGGGCTGGGCTTCCCAACCAGcgcagcagcacaggcacagaaCGACCCCAGGGCTCGCTCCCGGCCCCTCTCCCCCTTGTGCGGGGCAGCCCCgagcagaggggctggaagGCCCGAGCCTTGGGGGCGAGAACAAAATCTCAGCACAGCGCAGCCCTCCCTGCGGAGCAAGCTGGCAGCGACCTTCACCGGCATTGCCGCTCCTCCTGGAGCACCACAGCGGCCCCAACAAGGTGGGACGTCCCCTCCCGGCACGCACAGGTgagcggggggctgcaggagagctgggccCACCGGCTGCCAGCGGAGACCAACGTGGACACGGGGCTGGCCGTGGGGAGTCCTGCAGGCGGCTGCTGCCCCCTGCGCTGCTTCTCCAGGGACCTgcgcagcctcctgcagccgcCAGCGCTGGATGCGGCCGGCATCGCCCGACCTGCCCCTGACAGCACGTGGCCCTTGTCTTTGGCAGCCAAAAGTaaaggagcagggcagagggcCTTGGGCTTCTGCTTGCAAACACCAAGAGTCAGCGCTGGAATGAGGCccaaggaggaagaggaggagttCTTCATATGA